A stretch of Acidimicrobiales bacterium DNA encodes these proteins:
- the guaA gene encoding glutamine-hydrolyzing GMP synthase → MNASAPGSEELVLVVDFGAQYAQLIARRVREAHVYSEIVSPTIAAAEIAAKEPIGIIFSGGPDSVHAEGAIAIDPGVYELGIPILGICYGAQLIAQQNGGLVDRTDRGEYGRTTLTVEGRDSTLLGGTPAEQKVWMSHFDAIVKPPLGVTAIASTPDAPVAAFEDSEQKLYGVQFHPEVMHTEHGQHVIEQFLEHGCGATGSWTMASIIDTAVEQIREQVGERQVICALSGGVDSAVAAALVHKAIGDQLTCVHVDTGLMRLHEADQVIETFERNFGVHLIFVDAGERFFSALAGITEPEAKRKAIGELFIRVFEDAKAEARGAEFLVQGTLYPDVIESGSEHASTIKSHHNVGGLPEDMEFELIEPLRSLFKDEVRQVGSELGLPDEIVQRQPFPGPGLGVRIIGEVTPDKVATLQHADFIVREELRNAGLEGEIWQSFAVLPDIRSVGVMGDERTYGYPIIIRAVTSEDAMTADWARIPYDVLESMSSRVINEVPGVNRVAYDITSKPPGTIEWE, encoded by the coding sequence ATGAACGCATCGGCCCCCGGCAGCGAGGAGCTCGTCCTCGTCGTCGACTTCGGCGCCCAGTACGCCCAGCTGATCGCCCGGCGGGTGCGCGAGGCCCACGTCTACAGCGAGATCGTGTCGCCCACGATCGCCGCCGCCGAGATCGCGGCGAAGGAGCCGATCGGCATCATCTTCAGCGGCGGCCCCGATTCGGTCCACGCCGAAGGGGCGATCGCCATCGATCCGGGCGTCTACGAGCTCGGCATCCCCATCCTCGGCATCTGCTACGGCGCCCAGCTCATCGCCCAGCAGAACGGCGGCCTCGTCGACCGCACCGATCGCGGCGAGTACGGCCGCACGACGCTCACCGTCGAGGGGCGCGACAGCACCCTGCTCGGCGGCACCCCGGCCGAACAGAAGGTCTGGATGAGCCATTTCGACGCGATCGTGAAGCCGCCCCTCGGCGTCACCGCCATCGCGAGCACCCCGGACGCCCCGGTCGCCGCGTTCGAGGACAGTGAGCAGAAGCTCTACGGGGTGCAGTTCCATCCGGAGGTCATGCACACCGAACACGGCCAGCACGTGATCGAGCAGTTCCTCGAGCACGGCTGTGGCGCGACGGGCTCCTGGACGATGGCGTCGATCATCGACACCGCGGTCGAACAGATCCGCGAGCAGGTCGGGGAACGCCAGGTCATCTGTGCGCTCTCTGGTGGTGTCGACTCCGCGGTGGCCGCCGCGCTCGTGCACAAGGCGATCGGCGATCAGCTCACGTGTGTCCATGTCGACACCGGCCTGATGCGCCTCCACGAGGCCGATCAGGTGATCGAGACCTTCGAGCGCAACTTCGGTGTCCATCTCATTTTCGTGGACGCGGGGGAGCGGTTCTTCTCGGCCCTCGCGGGCATCACCGAGCCCGAGGCCAAGCGCAAGGCGATCGGCGAGCTGTTCATCCGCGTCTTCGAGGACGCGAAGGCCGAGGCCCGGGGCGCCGAGTTCCTGGTGCAGGGCACCCTCTACCCCGATGTCATCGAGTCCGGCAGCGAGCACGCCTCGACCATCAAGTCGCACCACAACGTCGGCGGGCTCCCGGAGGACATGGAGTTCGAGCTCATCGAGCCGCTCCGCAGCCTCTTCAAGGACGAGGTCCGTCAGGTCGGATCGGAACTGGGTCTGCCGGACGAGATCGTCCAGCGCCAGCCGTTCCCCGGTCCGGGTCTCGGTGTGCGCATCATCGGCGAGGTCACGCCTGACAAGGTCGCGACGCTCCAACATGCCGATTTCATCGTGCGCGAGGAGCTCAGGAATGCCGGCCTGGAGGGCGAGATCTGGCAGTCGTTCGCCGTGCTGCCCGACATCCGCAGCGTCGGCGTGATGGGTGACGAGCGCACCTACGGCTATCCGATCATCATCCGGGCCGTCACCAGCGAGGACGCCATGACCGCCGACTGGGCACGCATCCCCTACGACGTGCTCGAGTCGATGAGCAGCCGCGTGATCAACGAGGTTCCCGGCGTCAACCGCGTCGCCTACGACATCACGTCGAAGCCGCCCGGCACGATCGAGTGGGAATAG
- a CDS encoding TIGR03086 family metal-binding protein, which yields MTLGPAEAYQRAAALFGETITALSDDEWELATGDDWTVVTTVAWVVVGDSHIATAVAGEPLGAVGEFDAAVLGTAPVAAWRGTAVGAIAALREPGALAGVVSHPDGELAVADLVGQRVSENLVRAWDIGRAVGRIVEIPEDLADWCLDFWAAHADAVLAGGVLPDTPLEPPADASPVERLLALTGRA from the coding sequence GTGACCCTCGGCCCGGCCGAGGCGTACCAGCGGGCGGCCGCGCTGTTCGGGGAGACGATCACGGCACTGTCCGATGACGAGTGGGAGTTGGCGACCGGCGACGACTGGACGGTCGTCACCACGGTCGCCTGGGTCGTCGTGGGCGACTCCCACATCGCCACCGCCGTGGCCGGTGAGCCCCTCGGTGCCGTCGGTGAGTTCGACGCCGCCGTACTCGGCACCGCGCCGGTCGCGGCCTGGCGGGGGACGGCGGTCGGCGCCATCGCGGCGCTGCGCGAGCCGGGCGCGCTCGCCGGTGTGGTCAGCCACCCGGACGGAGAGCTCGCCGTCGCGGACCTCGTCGGCCAGCGCGTGAGCGAGAACCTGGTCCGCGCCTGGGACATCGGCCGCGCCGTCGGCCGGATCGTGGAGATCCCCGAGGATCTCGCCGACTGGTGTCTCGACTTCTGGGCCGCACACGCCGACGCCGTCCTGGCCGGTGGTGTGCTACCCGACACTCCACTCGAGCCGCCGGCCGATGCGTCGCCGGTCGAGCGGCTGCTCGCTCTCACCGGCCGCGCCTGA
- a CDS encoding TIGR03621 family F420-dependent LLM class oxidoreductase: MTKPFRFGVSGGALTDIHEFVALAERAEALGYASISMSDHLDDGLAPLVALTAAAGATDTIRLTTLVLANDFRNPVVLAKELATLDVLSGGRVDWGIGAGWQTSDYERTGIPLDPPGTRITRLAESVAVMRRCFAGDAYSHDGEHYRVQGHVGRPTPTQRPHPPLLLAGGGARVLRLAGREADIVGINFSLAGGAFDVAAGATGTAEMTDAKIDAIRAGAGDRFDDVELQTRVHFVMETDDRDGTMAALAPGFGRTPEDAATMPHALVGTVDDMCASIRSWRERWGLSYVTWSADALETMAPVVERLSGVR; encoded by the coding sequence ATGACGAAGCCCTTCCGATTCGGCGTCTCCGGTGGTGCGCTCACCGACATCCACGAGTTCGTGGCCCTCGCGGAGCGGGCCGAGGCGCTCGGCTACGCGTCGATCTCGATGTCGGACCATCTCGACGACGGACTGGCGCCGCTCGTCGCTCTCACCGCCGCGGCCGGGGCGACCGACACCATCCGGCTGACCACCCTCGTGCTCGCGAACGACTTCCGGAACCCGGTCGTGCTCGCGAAGGAGTTGGCGACGCTGGACGTCCTGTCCGGCGGCCGCGTCGACTGGGGCATCGGGGCCGGCTGGCAGACGTCGGACTACGAGCGCACGGGTATCCCCCTGGACCCGCCGGGCACCCGCATCACCCGGCTCGCCGAGTCCGTGGCCGTCATGCGGCGGTGCTTCGCCGGCGACGCGTACTCCCACGACGGCGAGCATTATCGCGTGCAGGGCCATGTCGGCCGGCCCACGCCGACGCAGCGACCGCACCCGCCCCTGCTCCTCGCCGGCGGGGGCGCTCGGGTGCTCCGACTCGCCGGCCGTGAGGCGGACATCGTCGGCATCAACTTCTCGCTCGCCGGTGGGGCGTTCGACGTCGCGGCCGGAGCGACCGGCACGGCCGAGATGACCGACGCCAAGATCGACGCCATCCGTGCCGGTGCCGGGGATCGCTTCGACGACGTCGAGCTGCAGACCCGGGTCCACTTCGTCATGGAGACGGACGACCGCGACGGCACCATGGCCGCACTCGCGCCCGGGTTCGGTCGGACCCCCGAGGACGCGGCGACCATGCCCCACGCGCTCGTCGGCACCGTCGATGACATGTGTGCGTCGATCCGCTCGTGGCGGGAGCGGTGGGGGTTGTCCTACGTCACCTGGAGCGCCGACGCGCTCGAGACGATGGCCCCGGTGGTCGAGCGACTCAGCGGCGTCCGCTGA
- a CDS encoding substrate-binding domain-containing protein, producing the protein MQTPTKRSSLLAITLLLLVSLFAAACGDDGDTTNTEENNQSPDVPEPTDDVGSASEIEGQFLVSGSSTVYPIVLKQAEEFSAANGAVAISVEGPGSGDGAQKFCAGEVPIANASRLFKDEEIEICEAAGIEFIEIRRGIDGISVITSSSNDAIECLSFNDLYALLSDEAFGFESWSDANAVTADWSGTEFPDEALEVFAPGQESGTYDSFGEIVIESVYKGKTGLDVEAREFVESIRNDYAASGNDNVIIEGIASSPYSLGWVGYAFAQEAADAGTVSLVSVSVEDGGECVTPTPETIADASFPIARYLYTYVNAEAAANDPAVAAFVDYMLSDAGLEAVTAAGYVDLSDADQTLAAAVWENRTTGRSWN; encoded by the coding sequence ATGCAAACACCAACCAAGCGAAGCTCCCTGCTCGCCATCACCCTGCTCCTTCTCGTCAGCCTGTTCGCAGCGGCGTGCGGAGACGATGGCGACACCACGAACACCGAGGAGAACAACCAGTCCCCGGACGTCCCCGAGCCGACCGACGACGTCGGGTCGGCCTCAGAGATCGAGGGTCAGTTCCTCGTGTCCGGATCCTCGACCGTCTATCCGATCGTCCTGAAACAGGCGGAGGAGTTCTCGGCCGCCAACGGTGCGGTGGCGATCTCCGTCGAGGGGCCGGGTTCCGGTGACGGCGCCCAGAAGTTCTGCGCGGGGGAGGTCCCCATCGCGAACGCCTCCCGCCTCTTCAAGGACGAGGAGATCGAGATCTGTGAGGCCGCCGGCATCGAGTTCATCGAGATCCGGCGAGGGATCGACGGCATCTCCGTCATCACCTCCTCGTCGAACGACGCGATCGAGTGTCTGTCGTTCAACGACCTCTACGCCCTGCTGTCCGACGAGGCCTTCGGCTTCGAGTCGTGGTCGGACGCCAATGCCGTGACGGCCGACTGGTCCGGCACGGAGTTCCCCGACGAAGCGCTCGAGGTCTTTGCCCCCGGCCAGGAATCCGGTACCTACGACTCCTTCGGTGAGATCGTCATCGAGTCCGTGTACAAGGGCAAGACCGGGCTGGACGTCGAGGCCCGTGAATTCGTCGAGTCGATTCGCAACGACTACGCCGCGAGCGGCAACGACAACGTCATCATCGAGGGCATCGCCTCGAGCCCGTACAGCCTCGGCTGGGTCGGCTACGCGTTCGCCCAGGAGGCAGCGGATGCCGGCACCGTGAGCCTCGTCTCGGTGAGCGTCGAGGACGGCGGCGAGTGCGTCACGCCGACGCCGGAGACGATCGCCGATGCGTCGTTCCCGATCGCCCGCTACCTGTACACCTACGTCAACGCCGAGGCCGCGGCGAACGATCCGGCGGTCGCCGCCTTCGTCGACTACATGCTGAGCGACGCCGGCCTCGAAGCCGTCACCGCCGCCGGCTATGTGGACCTGTCGGACGCGGACCAGACCCTGGCGGCGGCGGTCTGGGAGAACCGGACCACCGGTCGCAGCTGGAACTGA